A genomic region of Candidatus Kapaibacterium sp. contains the following coding sequences:
- a CDS encoding LysE family transporter produces the protein MLTAIIIGAVIGFILAMPPGPVAMACVKVGLQNGRRECFELSIGTALMDTVYCVIAIFAATAVLDSLSNFLDSNPLIYLTIQIVIVALLVYFGLSQFKKKKIETDEATLNKAPSFISTLKSRGPFLLGVAMALTNIANPTFMSTLMVMTAWVNKLDLFVSSFGTNMLFSIGFGIGNFSWLFLLAYFVMRNKHKLSETSMVRIKQFAGLTFIGFGGFLGWRLVAFTNWAQIFKIAFTF, from the coding sequence ATGCTAACAGCAATAATCATAGGTGCAGTAATTGGATTTATCTTGGCAATGCCGCCGGGACCTGTAGCTATGGCTTGTGTCAAGGTTGGACTTCAAAACGGACGTAGGGAATGTTTTGAGCTCTCCATCGGCACAGCACTTATGGATACAGTATATTGTGTGATTGCCATATTTGCCGCCACAGCCGTTTTAGACTCTTTAAGCAATTTTTTAGATTCAAATCCTCTGATATACCTCACTATCCAAATCGTAATCGTAGCCTTGTTAGTATATTTTGGCTTGTCTCAATTCAAAAAGAAAAAAATCGAAACTGACGAAGCCACCTTGAATAAAGCACCTTCATTTATATCTACACTCAAAAGCCGTGGACCATTTTTGTTGGGCGTTGCAATGGCATTGACTAATATCGCTAACCCAACCTTTATGTCAACACTTATGGTAATGACAGCATGGGTAAACAAATTGGACTTGTTCGTATCCTCTTTTGGGACTAATATGTTGTTTTCGATTGGATTTGGAATCGGGAATTTTTCATGGTTATTTCTTCTCGCTTATTTTGTAATGCGAAACAAACACAAACTTTCCGAAACTTCAATGGTGCGTATCAAGCAATTTGCCGGACTAACTTTTATTGGATTCGGCGGATTTTTGGGATGGAGATTAGTCGCATTTACAAACTGGGCCCAAATTTTTAAGATAGCCTTCACTTTCTAA
- a CDS encoding amino acid permease has protein sequence MSDKKELLKALGLYTTIAIVVGAVIGSGIFKKPSVMAMYLGSPELVMLIWIVAGLITLAGALTNAEIAGMITETGGQYVYFRKMYGDLTAYLYGWALLAVIQTASIASIAYVFAEYSEYFFRLPRFAADIENNFKLYMPFVGAIYPLKNVGVKMLTSGVIIFLTIANYFGIKNGGRIAVTFTATKVLAILLLIFAGFAFGNGSTDNLTNDIPNFSFAGLGILGGVVAALSAAFWAYDGWNNVTYIAGEVKNPARNIPLALTIGTVIVIVVYVLTNLSVFYVLPIEIAAQSHLVAADAAERALGPIAAGVVTALVMISTFGTANGTIMVSARVYFAMARRKVFFSGLGQVHEKYRTPANALILQCIWSCAFVFSGSFDDLTDMLIFVSWIFYGIGAYGVIVLRKKMPDVHRPYKVPFYPILPILFVIFSLIFVILTLFNDVSNYINGESEMINSVWGLLMVLIGIPIFYYYRKRNKE, from the coding sequence ATGAGCGACAAGAAAGAATTATTAAAAGCACTTGGTTTATATACAACGATTGCAATAGTTGTGGGAGCCGTAATTGGCTCGGGTATTTTCAAAAAGCCGTCAGTAATGGCAATGTACTTGGGCTCTCCGGAGCTTGTGATGCTAATATGGATTGTCGCAGGCTTGATTACCTTAGCAGGTGCATTGACTAATGCCGAAATCGCAGGAATGATTACCGAAACAGGCGGACAATATGTTTACTTTCGGAAAATGTACGGTGATTTGACTGCCTACTTGTACGGATGGGCGCTTTTGGCAGTCATTCAAACGGCTTCGATTGCATCTATCGCGTACGTTTTTGCTGAATATAGCGAATACTTTTTCCGACTTCCGCGATTTGCGGCTGATATTGAGAATAATTTCAAATTATATATGCCTTTCGTTGGTGCAATTTATCCACTGAAAAATGTTGGCGTGAAGATGCTGACTTCCGGGGTAATCATCTTTCTCACGATTGCGAATTATTTCGGCATCAAAAACGGCGGACGGATAGCCGTCACATTCACTGCAACTAAAGTGCTGGCAATTTTGTTGCTGATTTTTGCCGGTTTTGCTTTTGGGAACGGCTCAACAGACAATTTGACAAACGACATTCCGAATTTTTCATTTGCGGGGCTTGGGATACTGGGAGGCGTTGTAGCAGCATTGTCGGCAGCATTTTGGGCTTATGACGGTTGGAACAATGTCACCTACATTGCCGGTGAAGTGAAAAATCCGGCTCGAAACATTCCGTTGGCACTGACGATTGGGACTGTGATTGTAATCGTAGTGTATGTATTGACAAATCTATCGGTATTTTATGTATTGCCGATTGAAATCGCTGCCCAATCACATCTTGTTGCGGCTGATGCTGCGGAACGAGCTTTAGGGCCCATCGCCGCAGGAGTAGTTACGGCGCTTGTGATGATTTCGACATTTGGCACAGCCAACGGCACAATCATGGTAAGTGCACGAGTATATTTTGCAATGGCACGACGCAAAGTCTTCTTTTCGGGGCTTGGGCAAGTACACGAAAAGTACAGAACTCCGGCAAACGCTTTGATTTTGCAATGTATTTGGTCTTGCGCTTTTGTTTTTAGCGGTTCCTTTGATGATTTGACTGATATGCTCATTTTTGTCTCTTGGATATTCTATGGTATTGGTGCGTATGGAGTTATCGTACTTCGCAAGAAGATGCCCGATGTCCACCGACCATATAAAGTACCTTTTTATCCCATATTACCGATACTATTTGTCATTTTTTCCCTTATTTTTGTAATATTGACTTTATTTAATGATGTTAGTAATTACATTAATGGCGAAAGTGAAATGATAAATTCAGTTTGGGGCTTATTAATGGTTTTAATTGGGATTCCGATATTTTATTATTATAGAAAAAGAAACAAAGAATGA
- the pdxA gene encoding 4-hydroxythreonine-4-phosphate dehydrogenase PdxA, with amino-acid sequence MKIVVTCGDVNGIGLETLLKSADVMSSNLFFRDTEFYLSCNTQSLLEYAQKIGYDIEILNERVIVSDHYMKILECDNYSPVQFGKVTRNAGSLSVESLEKAIVHTLNHKFDALVTLPISKESAYLAGFKYPGQTEMLAEKSKVTSPLMILFKDDLRVALATIHEPLRTVPDLITKEKLTALITQFNNSLRIDFGIDKPKIAVLGLNPHAGENGKIGMEENTIISVALEQLKTGGVLVRGPYPADGFFAHGDYRNFDGIVAMYHDQGLVPLKLLAHGTGVNFTAGLPVVRTSPDHGTAYGISGKGIASPNSLIAALISAVKIVKARKNHKN; translated from the coding sequence ATGAAAATTGTGGTAACTTGCGGAGATGTTAATGGCATTGGTTTGGAAACTTTACTGAAATCCGCCGATGTTATGTCATCAAATTTATTTTTTAGAGATACAGAGTTTTACCTTTCTTGCAATACTCAATCATTGCTGGAATATGCTCAAAAAATTGGTTATGATATTGAAATTTTGAACGAGCGCGTTATCGTGTCAGACCATTACATGAAGATACTCGAGTGTGATAACTACTCTCCTGTTCAATTTGGGAAAGTGACTCGGAATGCGGGCTCGCTTTCTGTCGAATCGCTCGAAAAAGCAATTGTACACACGCTCAATCACAAATTTGACGCATTGGTCACATTGCCAATCAGCAAAGAATCTGCTTATCTTGCAGGTTTCAAATATCCCGGGCAAACCGAGATGTTGGCTGAAAAATCGAAAGTAACGTCGCCTTTGATGATATTATTCAAAGATGATTTGAGAGTAGCATTGGCTACAATTCACGAACCATTGCGTACTGTACCCGATTTGATAACGAAAGAAAAGCTAACTGCACTGATTACTCAGTTCAATAATTCGTTGAGGATTGACTTTGGGATTGACAAACCAAAAATTGCAGTGCTTGGGCTGAATCCTCACGCCGGCGAAAATGGCAAAATTGGGATGGAAGAAAACACTATCATCAGCGTAGCTTTAGAGCAATTAAAAACGGGAGGGGTTCTGGTTCGTGGACCATATCCTGCAGACGGATTTTTCGCACATGGTGATTACAGAAATTTTGATGGTATTGTGGCGATGTATCATGACCAGGGCTTAGTGCCGTTGAAGTTGTTAGCACATGGCACAGGAGTTAATTTTACTGCAGGTTTGCCGGTCGTTCGGACTTCACCCGACCACGGCACAGCCTATGGAATTTCGGGCAAAGGTATTGCATCACCGAATTCATTGATTGCAGCACTTATATCAGCCGTCAAAATTGTTAAAGCTCGAAAAAATCACAAAAATTAA
- the eno gene encoding phosphopyruvate hydratase gives MSSLIHEIYGRQILDSRGNPTIECEVVLEDGSFGTAAVPSGASTGEHEAHELRDGDDSNYMGLSVGKAVENINDTIAESLEGMDATEQRQIDDMLLELDDTDNKSKLGANAILAVSLATAKAAAEYYGMPLYRYLGGIRAEMLPVPMMNILNGGKHADNNVDIQEFMIMPVGADNFSDALRMGTEIYHHLKSVLKSKGYSTTVGDEGGFAPSLKSNEEALDVILAAIVAAGYRPNDDILLALDVAASEMYVDGKYKMFKSSGNMLTSQEMIKWYVDLCNNYPIISIEDGLGENDWEGWGMMTEELGEKIQIVGDDIFVTNPAFLSRGIEEGVANSILIKLNQIGTLTETIDTIHLAQKYGYSTIISHRSGETEDSTIADLAVAMNAGQIKTGAPCRSDRVAKYNQLLRIEDALGAAGIYAGRSIIS, from the coding sequence ATGAGTTCCCTGATACATGAAATTTACGGAAGACAAATCCTTGATTCTCGTGGCAATCCTACTATCGAATGTGAAGTAGTTCTCGAAGACGGTTCGTTTGGAACTGCTGCTGTTCCTTCAGGAGCAAGCACCGGAGAACACGAAGCACACGAATTACGCGACGGCGACGATAGCAATTACATGGGTTTAAGCGTTGGCAAAGCTGTCGAAAACATTAACGATACAATCGCAGAATCGCTCGAAGGAATGGACGCCACTGAGCAAAGACAAATTGACGACATGCTTTTAGAATTAGACGATACGGATAACAAGTCCAAACTTGGCGCCAATGCTATTCTTGCGGTTTCCTTAGCAACAGCAAAAGCTGCGGCAGAATATTACGGTATGCCACTATACAGATATTTGGGCGGTATCAGAGCTGAAATGTTGCCTGTGCCTATGATGAACATACTAAACGGCGGCAAACACGCTGATAACAACGTTGACATTCAGGAATTTATGATTATGCCCGTCGGTGCAGATAATTTTTCCGATGCACTCAGAATGGGTACTGAAATTTACCATCATCTGAAATCTGTTCTCAAATCGAAAGGTTACAGCACAACAGTCGGTGATGAAGGTGGATTTGCGCCATCACTCAAATCGAATGAAGAAGCCCTTGATGTCATTCTTGCGGCAATTGTAGCTGCAGGTTACAGACCAAATGATGACATTTTACTGGCTTTGGACGTTGCTGCAAGCGAAATGTACGTTGACGGCAAATACAAAATGTTCAAATCCTCAGGCAATATGCTTACATCGCAAGAAATGATTAAATGGTATGTTGATTTGTGCAACAATTACCCGATTATTTCGATTGAAGACGGGCTTGGCGAAAACGATTGGGAAGGCTGGGGAATGATGACTGAAGAATTAGGCGAAAAGATTCAAATCGTAGGCGATGATATTTTCGTTACTAATCCTGCATTCCTTTCACGCGGAATCGAAGAAGGCGTAGCAAATTCGATTTTGATTAAATTGAACCAAATCGGAACATTGACTGAAACGATTGATACAATTCATTTGGCTCAAAAATACGGCTATTCCACAATCATATCGCATCGTTCGGGCGAAACTGAAGATTCGACAATTGCCGATTTGGCAGTAGCTATGAATGCCGGACAAATCAAAACCGGTGCACCTTGCCGTAGCGATAGAGTCGCAAAATATAACCAACTGCTGAGAATCGAAGACGCTCTCGGAGCAGCAGGTATTTATGCAGGGCGCAGCATTATAAGCTAA